GATTCGAAAAAGGAAATATTTTGAATTGGGATTTTCCCTTTGCAGGAAAAACCTTGTTTGCTCATACGGAGAGGTTGGAATTGTGTTCTAAAAAATGTTAAATATTTTTTCAGCGGTTTCCTGTAACTTTTGAGGTGTGTATCATTTCCTTGATTGTCAATTCATTTGTATTTTTGTTGTATGGTGAAATCACTTCTTGCCTTACTTTTTTGCCTTCTTTTCCTTTCAGGAGGAGATGATCGATACATCGTTTGGGAGGCCGATCGCAAACTGACTTGGGAGGACTTTACGGGTCCTGCAAATGAGGAAGTATCTTCCAAAGCTTATACTTGGGCCAAGATTTCCATGGGTTGGGACTGCGAGGACAACACTTTCAAAATGACCGCGATCGCCAAGTTTGACAAGTCAAAGTCTTGGAAAAAGGATGTTTTTACGCCTTACTTGTTGGCCCATGAACAGTTGCATTTTGACATTACGGAGCTTTATGCCCGGAAAATGCGTTCACACTTCGCTTCCATGCCCGATGCCTGCAAATTGTCCACGGAGGAAGTCAAGGCGCAAAGCCAAACCATCCTCGATGCTTGGAATGCCAG
This genomic window from Bacteroidota bacterium contains:
- a CDS encoding DUF922 domain-containing protein; its protein translation is MVKSLLALLFCLLFLSGGDDRYIVWEADRKLTWEDFTGPANEEVSSKAYTWAKISMGWDCEDNTFKMTAIAKFDKSKSWKKDVFTPYLLAHEQLHFDITELYARKMRSHFASMPDACKLSTEEVKAQSQTILDAWNARQLQYDEETRHSKDKEEQARWDLMIAKEIKALAKFAAP